A part of Candidatus Omnitrophota bacterium genomic DNA contains:
- the ribD gene encoding bifunctional diaminohydroxyphosphoribosylaminopyrimidine deaminase/5-amino-6-(5-phosphoribosylamino)uracil reductase RibD, producing MDLAFKLAVKGRGKTLPNPMVGALVVKNGRIIGKGYHEKAGLAHAEVLALEDAGAKAKGASLYVTLEPCAHFGKTPPCVDKIIKSGIKKVIVGMLDPNPLNNGRGMQILRQQGIKVQSGVLEDKLRRLNEAFIKYITRRMPFITVKVGESLDGKIASRSGDSKWITSDKSRGYAHRLRCGYDAIMVGVNTVLRDNPKLDAWFPGSQPKKIIVDSQLSTPDEANIFSRKGQVVIVTLPVKPGQETANRKALAQKAKILEVREKAGQINLKHMLKKLAQMEISNCLVEGGGTLIGSLFDEGLVDRVLFFISPKIIGGKEAISSVMGKGVARVDKAIKLKRIQLKKIGEDFLIDGYVNEHISYGTK from the coding sequence ATGGATTTGGCTTTCAAGTTAGCCGTAAAAGGCCGGGGCAAAACCCTGCCTAATCCCATGGTCGGGGCTTTAGTGGTTAAGAACGGCCGGATTATCGGTAAAGGTTACCACGAGAAGGCGGGCTTAGCCCACGCAGAAGTTCTGGCTTTAGAGGATGCGGGCGCAAAGGCCAAAGGCGCAAGCCTGTATGTTACGCTGGAACCCTGCGCGCATTTCGGCAAAACTCCTCCCTGCGTAGATAAAATAATCAAAAGCGGAATAAAAAAAGTTATTGTCGGTATGCTTGATCCTAACCCTTTAAATAATGGCAGGGGTATGCAAATATTAAGGCAGCAGGGGATAAAAGTCCAGTCCGGGGTTTTAGAAGATAAGCTAAGAAGACTGAACGAAGCCTTCATAAAATATATTACCAGAAGGATGCCTTTTATAACGGTCAAGGTCGGCGAGTCTTTAGACGGTAAGATCGCCAGCCGTAGCGGCGATTCCAAATGGATAACCTCTGACAAATCGCGCGGCTACGCCCATCGTTTACGTTGCGGTTATGACGCGATTATGGTAGGCGTCAATACAGTATTAAGGGATAACCCTAAGCTCGATGCCTGGTTTCCCGGGAGCCAGCCGAAAAAGATAATAGTCGACAGCCAGTTGAGCACTCCGGATGAGGCAAATATATTTTCCCGTAAAGGCCAGGTTGTTATTGTGACGCTGCCGGTTAAGCCCGGGCAGGAGACGGCCAACAGGAAGGCATTGGCCCAAAAAGCAAAAATTTTAGAAGTAAGAGAAAAGGCAGGCCAGATTAATCTCAAACATATGCTGAAGAAATTAGCGCAAATGGAGATAAGCAATTGCCTTGTCGAAGGCGGGGGCACGTTAATCGGCTCTCTTTTTGATGAAGGGTTGGTCGATAGGGTATTATTTTTTATCAGCCCCAAGATTATCGGCGGAAAAGAAGCGATCAGTTCGGTGATGGGAAAAGGCGTAGCGCGCGTAGATAAGGCGATTAAATTAAAGAGAATACAGTTGAAAAAAATAGGGGAAGATTTCTTAATAGACGGATATGTTAATGAGCACATAAGTTACGGAACGAAGTGA
- a CDS encoding PHP domain-containing protein encodes MKFADLHLHTIFSDGTYTPAKLISEAARCGLSAISVVDHDTVEAILPTLQIAREQNIEVLPGIELTAEYEGSEIHILGYLIDYKRKQLLEKLAVLKKNRIERIYKITDKLKDIGIKLEPRSIFDIATGGTVGRLHVARAMVKEGLVGSIFEAFRKYIGDKCPAYVLGFRLSPHEAIGLIKDSGGVPVLAHPYIIDKDDLVFNLIDLGIMGLEAYYPEHSQSMVNFYLGLAKKYNLVVTGGSDCHGDAKPEAKIGSIKIPYDLIDKLKEAQQNTLRP; translated from the coding sequence ATGAAATTTGCCGACTTGCATCTGCATACCATTTTTTCCGACGGCACATATACTCCCGCTAAGCTAATTTCAGAGGCTGCCAGGTGCGGGCTCTCGGCTATTTCTGTGGTTGACCATGATACGGTTGAGGCGATCCTGCCGACACTACAGATAGCCAGGGAGCAAAATATCGAAGTCCTGCCTGGCATAGAACTTACTGCCGAATACGAAGGCAGCGAAATTCATATCTTAGGTTATCTGATTGATTACAAGAGAAAGCAGTTATTGGAAAAATTGGCCGTCTTAAAGAAAAACCGCATAGAACGTATCTATAAAATAACGGATAAGCTAAAGGATATAGGCATAAAATTAGAACCCCGTAGTATTTTTGATATTGCCACAGGCGGCACAGTAGGCAGGCTGCATGTGGCCAGGGCCATGGTCAAAGAAGGCCTGGTAGGTTCTATTTTTGAAGCATTCAGGAAATACATAGGGGATAAATGCCCTGCTTATGTCTTAGGTTTTAGATTATCGCCGCATGAAGCGATAGGATTAATCAAAGATTCAGGGGGTGTGCCTGTTTTGGCCCATCCCTATATTATCGATAAAGACGACCTCGTCTTTAACCTGATTGATTTGGGGATTATGGGTTTAGAGGCATATTATCCGGAACATTCGCAGTCGATGGTGAATTTTTATCTGGGGTTGGCTAAGAAATATAATTTAGTAGTTACCGGGGGTTCAGACTGCCACGGCGATGCCAAACCCGAGGCCAAAATAGGTTCGATTAAAATACCTTATGATTTGATAGATAAATTAAAAGAAGCGCAGCAGAATACATTACGTCCCTAA
- the nusB gene encoding transcription antitermination factor NusB, with translation MRKRTIAREYALQILYQIDITSDDSDVSLANFWQVHSEENIEEDIKKFTSELVKGAIANLQAIDANIARYAANWQLKRMAVVDRNILRLASFELLFRDDIPLKVSINEAIELAKRYSGLEASKFVNGILDKIKSEKKK, from the coding sequence ATGCGTAAACGTACTATAGCCAGAGAATATGCCCTGCAGATCCTTTATCAGATAGACATCACTTCTGATGATAGCGATGTTTCTTTGGCTAATTTCTGGCAGGTCCACAGCGAGGAAAATATAGAGGAAGATATAAAAAAATTTACCAGCGAACTAGTTAAAGGGGCTATCGCTAATCTGCAGGCAATAGATGCCAATATCGCCCGCTACGCCGCTAATTGGCAGCTCAAGCGTATGGCGGTAGTGGATAGGAATATATTACGGTTGGCTAGTTTTGAGCTTTTGTTTCGGGATGATATACCGCTTAAGGTCTCTATCAATGAAGCGATAGAACTGGCCAAGCGGTATTCCGGGTTAGAAGCAAGCAAATTCGTCAACGGGATACTGGATAAAATAAAATCAGAGAAGAAAAAATGA
- the ribE gene encoding 6,7-dimethyl-8-ribityllumazine synthase, which yields MTKRIEGNLIAKGKKFAIVASRFNDFVTKELVAGCLDTLIRHGAGEEGLTVTWVPGAFEIPLLAQGLAKSKSYDAVICLGTVIRGSTPHFEYIASEAAKGIAKVSLDTGLPVIFGIITADTIEQAVERAGTKEGNKGRDAALSAIEMVNLLTQIK from the coding sequence ATGACAAAGAGGATCGAAGGCAATTTGATTGCCAAAGGCAAGAAGTTCGCTATCGTCGCTTCGCGTTTCAATGATTTTGTAACTAAGGAGTTAGTAGCCGGTTGTTTAGATACCCTTATCCGTCACGGCGCAGGTGAGGAAGGTTTAACAGTTACATGGGTCCCCGGGGCATTTGAAATTCCGCTTTTAGCACAAGGATTAGCAAAGTCTAAGTCATATGATGCCGTAATCTGTTTAGGCACGGTCATCCGCGGCTCAACCCCTCATTTTGAGTATATTGCTTCAGAGGCAGCCAAAGGTATAGCTAAGGTTTCGCTGGATACGGGTTTACCGGTAATCTTCGGTATCATTACTGCCGACACTATTGAACAGGCAGTGGAGCGCGCAGGGACTAAGGAAGGTAATAAAGGCCGTGACGCTGCCCTTTCTGCTATTGAGATGGTGAATTTATTAACACAGATAAAATAA
- a CDS encoding bifunctional 3,4-dihydroxy-2-butanone-4-phosphate synthase/GTP cyclohydrolase II, which translates to MLNTIPEILDELKRGRMVIVVDDEERENEGDLVMAASSIKPEDINFMAKYGRGLICVPMEEDRLKALDLQPMLEEKSFSNGRDPFSTAWMISVDAAYGITTGISAYDRARAIEVLIDPKTQPRDLVRPGHIFPLKALKGGVLVRAGHTEATVDLMRLAEVYPAGVICEIMDDNGAMARLPQLLEFAKQHNLKICSIASLIQYRRRFEKLVERISETALPTEFGAFRLILYRDLISRHFHIALTIGELDANPALVRVHSECLTGDVFGSLRCDCGKQLKKAMEIIGKEKKGVILYMSQEGRGIGLMDKIKAYNLQDKGLDTVEANEALGHKADLRDYGIGAQVLADLGLKNIRLLTNNPRKIVGLEGYGLKVVERIPLEILPNSSNYNYLKTKKEKLGHNLDIK; encoded by the coding sequence ATGTTAAATACAATTCCGGAAATACTGGATGAGTTAAAGCGCGGCCGCATGGTCATTGTCGTTGACGATGAAGAGCGCGAGAATGAAGGGGACCTGGTCATGGCCGCATCTTCTATTAAGCCGGAAGATATAAATTTTATGGCTAAATACGGACGGGGGCTTATCTGCGTGCCTATGGAAGAAGACAGACTAAAGGCCCTGGATTTACAGCCTATGTTAGAAGAAAAAAGCTTCTCTAATGGGCGAGATCCATTTTCTACTGCCTGGATGATTTCCGTAGATGCGGCTTATGGTATAACTACGGGGATTTCAGCTTATGACCGCGCCCGCGCTATAGAAGTCCTGATTGATCCCAAAACCCAGCCCCGGGATTTAGTCCGTCCGGGTCACATCTTCCCGCTAAAAGCGCTTAAAGGCGGGGTTTTGGTCAGGGCAGGCCATACTGAGGCGACAGTAGACCTGATGAGGTTAGCTGAGGTTTATCCTGCTGGCGTAATCTGCGAAATAATGGATGATAACGGCGCCATGGCGAGGTTGCCGCAATTATTAGAGTTTGCCAAGCAGCACAACCTAAAGATTTGTTCCATCGCCAGCCTCATCCAATACCGCCGCAGGTTTGAAAAATTAGTGGAGAGGATTTCTGAAACTGCTCTGCCTACGGAATTCGGGGCATTCCGTTTAATTTTATACAGGGATTTAATCAGCAGGCATTTTCATATTGCCTTGACCATAGGTGAATTAGACGCTAATCCCGCGCTTGTGCGCGTGCATTCCGAATGCCTCACGGGCGATGTCTTCGGCTCTTTACGTTGTGATTGCGGTAAGCAGTTAAAAAAAGCCATGGAGATTATCGGCAAAGAAAAGAAAGGCGTTATTCTTTACATGAGCCAGGAAGGACGCGGCATCGGGTTGATGGATAAAATCAAGGCCTATAATTTGCAGGATAAGGGCCTTGATACGGTGGAGGCTAATGAGGCCCTGGGGCATAAAGCAGACCTGAGGGACTATGGGATAGGGGCACAGGTTTTGGCAGACTTGGGCCTTAAGAATATCAGGCTTCTGACGAATAACCCCCGTAAGATTGTGGGCTTAGAAGGTTATGGCCTGAAGGTTGTTGAGCGTATCCCCTTAGAGATCCTGCCTAATTCATCAAACTACAATTATCTCAAGACCAAAAAAGAAAAACTAGGCCATAATCTGGATATAAAATAG
- a CDS encoding CinA family protein produces the protein MLHIVKKIHNLLIKKKEAIAVAESCTGGLLSQLLTELPRSSQYFILGLVLYSNSAKENILKIPASILKKRGAVSENIARLMAKSVRLLAKADFGIGVTGIAGPAGDAKEKPVGTVFIAIDSKNKKICRKFRFTGNRTNIRRKSALKTLELLKKLLINR, from the coding sequence ATGCTACATATCGTAAAAAAGATACATAATCTCCTGATAAAAAAGAAAGAGGCTATTGCCGTAGCCGAATCCTGCACCGGAGGGCTCCTCTCTCAACTTCTTACCGAGTTACCCCGAAGTTCCCAATATTTCATTTTAGGGTTAGTCCTTTACAGCAATAGCGCCAAAGAAAACATTCTCAAGATACCCGCAAGTATTCTTAAAAAAAGAGGCGCAGTCTCTGAAAATATAGCGCGTCTTATGGCAAAATCAGTAAGATTATTAGCTAAGGCGGATTTTGGCATAGGCGTAACCGGAATCGCCGGCCCTGCTGGCGACGCAAAAGAAAAACCCGTAGGCACGGTATTCATCGCTATTGATAGCAAAAATAAAAAAATCTGCAGGAAATTCCGCTTCACCGGTAACCGAACCAACATACGAAGAAAATCAGCCCTTAAAACACTAGAATTATTAAAAAAATTACTGATAAATAGATGA
- the thpR gene encoding RNA 2',3'-cyclic phosphodiesterase: protein MRTRYLTSEKNDRLIKSMRTFIAIELPAEIKDYLSQLQGELKTCGADVKWVEPKNIHLTLKFLGEVGDEKLDKITQIIQDVASEKNRFPLCICSLGAFPRIESPRVIWVGVDSGDKETEQIAKELEEKISGIGIPKEDRVFSCHITIGRIRTPHNREKLVRILKDKTGSGGKNLEFEVNKITLFKSTLTPKGPLYEALKEAILKTT, encoded by the coding sequence GTGAGGACCCGCTACCTCACCAGCGAGAAAAACGACAGATTAATTAAATCCATGCGGACTTTTATTGCTATTGAACTTCCAGCTGAAATCAAAGACTACTTAAGCCAATTGCAGGGCGAGCTTAAGACCTGCGGCGCAGACGTCAAATGGGTTGAACCAAAAAACATCCACCTGACCCTAAAATTTCTTGGTGAAGTTGGCGATGAAAAATTAGATAAGATTACTCAAATCATTCAGGATGTAGCTTCAGAAAAGAATAGATTCCCGCTATGCATCTGTTCTCTAGGCGCATTCCCGAGGATAGAATCTCCCCGCGTAATCTGGGTAGGCGTAGATTCAGGGGATAAAGAAACCGAGCAAATAGCTAAAGAACTGGAAGAAAAAATTTCCGGAATCGGTATCCCTAAAGAAGACCGGGTATTCTCCTGCCATATTACTATCGGCAGGATAAGGACTCCTCACAATAGGGAAAAATTAGTTCGGATTCTAAAGGATAAAACAGGATCTGGCGGGAAAAACCTGGAATTTGAAGTAAATAAGATTACTCTGTTTAAGAGTACCCTCACCCCCAAAGGCCCTCTCTACGAAGCCTTAAAAGAAGCCATCCTTAAAACCACCTGA
- a CDS encoding phosphatidylglycerophosphatase A: MRLRNIIIKTAATFFYLGHLPFIPGTYASVAGVFLFYLLKGNIFLHISVTGALMILGFLVSGRAEVLFNKKDAKYIVIDEVSGMLLALLFIPYDIKLVIIAFILFRILDALKPYPSNALQNLKGSAGIMSDDIIAGVYTNIILQVVLRMASFKAS, encoded by the coding sequence ATGCGCCTGCGCAATATTATTATTAAGACTGCGGCTACATTTTTTTACCTGGGCCACCTGCCTTTTATACCCGGCACTTATGCCAGTGTAGCGGGCGTGTTCTTATTTTACCTGCTCAAAGGCAATATCTTTTTACATATATCGGTTACCGGGGCCTTGATGATTTTGGGATTTTTAGTAAGCGGCAGGGCAGAGGTTTTGTTTAATAAGAAAGACGCTAAATATATCGTAATAGATGAAGTCTCCGGAATGCTTCTGGCCCTTCTTTTTATCCCTTACGATATAAAGCTGGTAATTATAGCCTTTATATTATTTCGTATCTTAGACGCGTTAAAACCCTATCCCTCAAATGCCCTCCAGAATTTAAAAGGCAGCGCCGGCATTATGAGCGATGACATCATTGCCGGGGTGTACACCAATATTATCCTTCAGGTGGTTTTAAGGATGGCTTCTTTTAAGGCTTCGTAG
- the pgsA gene encoding CDP-diacylglycerol--glycerol-3-phosphate 3-phosphatidyltransferase: MNTANKLTMLRIALTFVFMFFLFIHGLWAKVLSLVIFIFAALSDFFDGRIAHKKNMVTDFGKLMDPIADKILVLAAFTAFVQMQLIDAWMFVIIVSREILITSLRLFALNKGKVLSAAKAGKHKTISQMAVIFCILGFIVLKEVMLAFFTWNPAWETFFRNSIYILMLLTVGLTLYSGLYYLWENRKIITIL; encoded by the coding sequence ATGAATACTGCTAATAAATTAACCATGTTGAGGATTGCCCTGACTTTTGTCTTCATGTTTTTTCTCTTTATCCACGGCCTGTGGGCAAAGGTTTTGAGCCTGGTTATCTTTATCTTTGCGGCCTTGTCGGATTTCTTTGATGGCAGGATTGCGCATAAGAAAAATATGGTTACGGATTTCGGAAAACTGATGGACCCCATCGCGGATAAAATCCTGGTATTGGCGGCTTTTACTGCCTTTGTGCAAATGCAGCTTATTGACGCCTGGATGTTTGTAATCATTGTCTCGCGGGAAATATTAATTACCTCCTTACGTTTATTCGCCCTGAATAAAGGAAAGGTGCTCTCAGCGGCCAAGGCAGGAAAGCACAAGACCATATCCCAGATGGCGGTGATATTCTGTATCCTGGGGTTTATTGTCCTGAAAGAAGTGATGCTGGCTTTCTTTACCTGGAACCCGGCCTGGGAGACATTTTTCCGTAATAGTATCTATATCCTGATGCTGCTTACTGTCGGGCTCACCCTTTATTCCGGCCTCTATTATCTCTGGGAGAACCGTAAAATAATCACCATACTTTAG
- a CDS encoding MiaB/RimO family radical SAM methylthiotransferase gives MKNKTTIGVLSLGCPRNLVDSENVLGRLSLKGYPIVDIDKADIAVVNTCAFIEDAKKESIGAILDLIDLKKKGKIKKIIVYGCLAERYKESLRGQLPQVDAFVGKISLNHSLKTFNLTPKHYAYLKICEGCINNCSYCIIPNIKGKFTSLDVASVLDRVGQLDKNKISELNIIGQDITAYGLDLCHGLGLAGLLQKIIKKAKNIGWIRLLYLYPSRISDELLELIKNEPKVCKYIDLPLQHINNRILKLMHRQTTREAILRIIDGIRKKAPGAAIRTSFIVGFPSETDKEFRELMAFIKEARFERLGAFIYSREEGTKAYGLKGQLPLKIKRERLNALMLEQQKVSRKINEKLLGRTISVLIDEREQGSYLGRTQYDAPEVDGLVYVNSSKILKPGDFVPVEITDTLEYDLVAKALN, from the coding sequence ATGAAAAATAAAACTACCATCGGGGTATTAAGCCTGGGTTGCCCGCGGAATCTGGTGGATTCAGAGAACGTCTTAGGCAGGCTCAGCCTTAAAGGTTATCCCATAGTGGATATAGATAAGGCAGATATTGCCGTGGTGAATACCTGCGCCTTTATAGAAGATGCCAAGAAAGAATCTATTGGTGCCATATTAGATTTGATTGATTTAAAAAAGAAGGGTAAGATTAAAAAGATAATCGTTTATGGCTGCCTGGCCGAGCGTTATAAAGAGAGCCTGCGCGGGCAATTACCACAAGTCGATGCCTTTGTGGGTAAGATTTCCCTGAATCATAGCTTGAAGACGTTTAACCTGACGCCTAAACATTACGCGTATCTTAAAATCTGCGAAGGATGCATCAATAACTGCAGTTATTGTATCATCCCGAATATAAAAGGTAAATTCACCAGCCTTGATGTAGCTTCTGTACTGGATAGGGTAGGGCAACTGGATAAAAATAAAATCTCCGAGCTGAATATTATCGGACAGGATATCACCGCTTATGGCCTGGATTTATGCCACGGTCTAGGGTTGGCCGGGCTCTTACAAAAGATAATCAAGAAAGCCAAAAATATCGGCTGGATAAGGCTCCTTTATTTATACCCCAGCCGTATCAGCGATGAACTATTGGAATTGATTAAAAACGAACCTAAGGTCTGTAAATACATTGATTTGCCTTTGCAGCACATCAATAACCGTATTTTGAAATTAATGCATAGACAAACGACCAGAGAAGCTATCTTGAGGATTATTGATGGAATCAGAAAGAAGGCCCCGGGGGCAGCCATACGTACGTCATTTATCGTAGGTTTTCCTTCTGAGACAGACAAGGAGTTTAGGGAGCTTATGGCCTTTATCAAAGAGGCGAGGTTTGAGAGGCTGGGGGCTTTTATCTATTCACGGGAAGAAGGGACTAAGGCATACGGCCTGAAAGGGCAGCTACCGCTTAAAATAAAAAGGGAGCGGCTCAACGCACTTATGTTAGAGCAACAGAAAGTTTCCCGTAAGATAAACGAAAAATTACTGGGCCGGACTATCAGCGTATTAATAGATGAGAGAGAGCAAGGCTCTTATTTAGGCCGCACCCAATACGATGCGCCTGAGGTAGACGGCCTCGTCTATGTCAATTCCAGCAAAATATTAAAACCCGGCGATTTTGTCCCGGTAGAGATTACGGATACCTTGGAATACGATTTAGTAGCTAAGGCATTGAATTGA
- a CDS encoding DUF4115 domain-containing protein has product MTESAGARLKKVRLEKGLSLEEVHKKTKVHLNILRAIEEDSLIDFSPIYIKGFLKIYCQFLGVDPKDYIAGYKEPQAKVEYVSDFKNKPVPLFKIRPLAMSYLKAIRIKPRILLTVILLFAFIIIVFNLGKFFSSRHGPIKYKKAGSASLSAVVSKTENKAKVLRAQDSSVVKIIRLDIRAKEDCFINVKTDGKVMFQNVLRKGRSESWQAMNKIEFSLSNAGAVELEVNGKRIQNLGRKGQALKNILITKEGLSIKR; this is encoded by the coding sequence ATGACGGAATCGGCAGGTGCAAGGCTGAAAAAAGTACGCCTGGAAAAAGGCTTGAGCCTGGAGGAGGTGCACAAAAAAACAAAGGTTCACCTGAATATCCTGCGGGCCATAGAAGAAGATAGCCTGATAGACTTTAGCCCCATATATATAAAAGGCTTCTTGAAGATTTATTGTCAATTTTTAGGCGTAGACCCGAAAGATTATATCGCCGGTTATAAGGAGCCGCAGGCTAAAGTCGAATACGTATCGGATTTTAAAAATAAACCGGTGCCGTTATTCAAAATACGGCCGCTGGCGATGTCTTATCTTAAGGCGATACGCATAAAACCCAGGATACTTCTGACGGTCATCCTGCTATTTGCTTTTATTATTATTGTATTCAACTTAGGGAAGTTTTTTTCCTCCAGGCATGGTCCTATAAAGTACAAAAAGGCCGGATCGGCCTCTCTTTCCGCGGTTGTCTCTAAAACGGAAAATAAGGCCAAGGTCCTCAGGGCGCAAGATTCATCCGTAGTGAAAATAATCAGATTAGATATACGCGCTAAAGAAGATTGTTTTATAAATGTTAAGACCGACGGTAAAGTGATGTTCCAGAACGTGCTCAGGAAGGGCAGGTCCGAAAGCTGGCAGGCCATGAATAAGATAGAGTTTTCTTTAAGTAATGCCGGCGCCGTGGAATTAGAGGTAAACGGTAAGCGTATCCAGAATTTAGGCAGGAAAGGCCAGGCCCTGAAGAATATCCTGATTACTAAAGAGGGCTTAAGCATTAAGCGATGA
- a CDS encoding DNA translocase FtsK 4TM domain-containing protein yields MVKVRRLNEAKGVILVAIGLMVLASLIRFERLDLPFYTSHPNIPPKNLLGIFGAYLGGITVFLFGRPVSFLIPLLILLLGIKFFRQDIPYLSIPRLLGMLILLLSISALIGMFNLKTDFTRFYYSGFLGALISNFVTLYFSRLGGFIIFITFIILSLALVTEILISSLFLNIFNRAQSFLKPAFSFKKKVTPVSVKPMPKEKKETREPLFPEVKPRIVDANNKTALPSKPKIQIKAKPVELEARARPQELNIGDYQLPSLDLLDSPPPLEARQIKEDLTANARILEETLDDFGISVKVTDIERGPIITRYELEPAPGVKLNRIVALNDDIALAMKAQSVRIVAPIPGKARVGVEVPNIQSTFVYLKEVIASSEFKDSKSKLTLVLGKDITGQAVIADLGDMPHLLIAGTTGAGKTVCVNCLILSMLFKSTPNELKFLMVDPKMVELAPFNGLAHLICPVVTDAKKAAVALGWVVSEMEERYRLLAKVGARNIEAYNEKQEKLPYIVVIIDELADLMTVARDQIENAITRLAQLSRAVGIHLILATQRPSVDVITGVIKANFPARISFKVASKVDSRTVLDMNGADKLLGRGDMLFLKPGESKLTRAQGSLVSDKEIERMVDFVKSQAQPFYDEEILKEQHKSLVVNGQKDEFYDQAVRVIMESGQASVSILQRRLRLGYTRAARIIDTMEQEGVIGPFEGSKPRKILIDREAWLEKEIMPPQEIKE; encoded by the coding sequence ATGGTAAAAGTTAGAAGACTGAATGAGGCCAAAGGCGTAATCCTGGTAGCAATAGGCCTGATGGTTTTGGCCAGCCTCATCAGGTTTGAGCGTTTAGACCTTCCGTTTTATACTTCCCATCCTAATATTCCACCGAAAAACCTTTTAGGCATATTCGGCGCGTATCTGGGCGGAATAACCGTATTTTTGTTTGGCCGTCCAGTAAGCTTCCTCATACCTTTATTAATTCTCCTCTTGGGGATAAAATTCTTCCGGCAGGACATACCTTATTTAAGCATACCGAGGCTCCTGGGGATGTTGATTTTATTGCTCTCCATAAGCGCCCTGATCGGGATGTTTAATTTAAAGACTGATTTTACCAGGTTCTATTACTCAGGGTTCCTGGGGGCGCTTATCTCGAATTTTGTTACCTTGTATTTCAGTAGGTTGGGCGGATTTATTATCTTTATTACTTTTATCATCTTATCGCTGGCCTTAGTTACCGAGATTTTAATCTCCTCATTATTTTTGAATATCTTTAACAGGGCCCAGTCCTTTCTTAAACCCGCTTTTAGTTTTAAGAAGAAGGTTACACCCGTCTCGGTTAAGCCAATGCCCAAGGAGAAGAAAGAAACCAGGGAACCTCTGTTCCCTGAAGTAAAGCCGAGGATAGTTGATGCCAATAATAAAACGGCGTTACCTTCCAAACCCAAAATCCAGATAAAGGCCAAGCCCGTAGAATTAGAAGCCAGGGCCAGGCCCCAGGAGCTAAATATAGGCGATTATCAGTTACCTTCTTTGGATTTATTGGATTCGCCGCCTCCATTGGAAGCCAGGCAAATCAAAGAAGACCTTACCGCCAATGCGCGTATCCTGGAGGAGACCCTGGATGATTTTGGGATTTCGGTCAAGGTTACGGATATTGAGCGCGGGCCGATTATCACCCGTTATGAATTAGAGCCTGCCCCGGGAGTAAAGTTAAACCGTATCGTTGCCTTAAACGATGATATCGCCCTGGCCATGAAGGCGCAGTCAGTCAGGATTGTGGCTCCCATACCGGGAAAAGCCAGGGTAGGCGTTGAGGTCCCTAATATACAGAGCACCTTTGTTTATTTAAAGGAGGTAATCGCTTCTTCGGAATTCAAGGATTCCAAGTCAAAATTAACGCTGGTTCTGGGAAAGGATATTACCGGACAAGCGGTGATAGCGGACTTAGGCGATATGCCGCATTTATTGATTGCCGGCACTACCGGTGCGGGTAAAACCGTATGCGTTAACTGTTTGATTTTATCCATGCTTTTTAAATCCACTCCCAATGAGTTGAAGTTTTTGATGGTTGATCCTAAAATGGTGGAGCTGGCACCCTTTAACGGCCTGGCGCATTTGATTTGTCCTGTGGTGACGGACGCCAAAAAGGCAGCGGTTGCCCTCGGTTGGGTAGTGAGCGAAATGGAGGAGCGTTACCGGCTTTTAGCCAAGGTAGGGGCGAGGAATATCGAGGCTTATAACGAAAAACAGGAGAAGCTTCCTTATATCGTGGTAATCATTGATGAACTGGCTGATTTGATGACGGTTGCCCGCGACCAGATTGAAAATGCGATTACCCGCCTGGCGCAGCTCTCCCGCGCAGTAGGCATACATTTAATCCTGGCTACGCAGAGGCCTTCGGTAGACGTAATTACAGGCGTGATTAAAGCTAATTTTCCCGCGCGCATATCTTTTAAGGTTGCTTCTAAGGTGGATTCACGCACGGTCCTGGATATGAACGGAGCGGATAAACTCTTAGGCAGAGGCGATATGTTGTTTTTAAAGCCCGGAGAATCAAAATTAACCCGCGCGCAAGGTTCGTTAGTCAGCGATAAAGAGATTGAGAGGATGGTAGATTTTGTGAAGTCCCAGGCGCAGCCGTTTTACGATGAGGAAATACTTAAAGAACAACATAAATCTTTGGTAGTAAACGGCCAGAAAGATGAATTTTATGACCAGGCAGTCAGGGTTATCATGGAGAGCGGACAGGCCTCGGTTTCCATACTGCAGAGGCGCCTGCGTTTGGGTTATACGCGCGCTGCCAGGATTATTGATACAATGGAACAGGAAGGGGTCATCGGCCCTTTTGAGGGAAGCAAGCCCCGTAAGATCCTTATCGACAGAGAGGCGTGGCTGGAAAAGGAAATAATGCCGCCGCAGGAGATTAAAGAATGA